The Streptomyces sp. Alt3 genome has a segment encoding these proteins:
- a CDS encoding ABC transporter permease, translated as MSDTTHDGGIALSSPPSADEGLSASRLADKYGLTVSGARPGLFAYIRQLWGRRHFILAFSRAKLTAQYSQAKLGQLWQVATPLLNAMVYFLIFGLILGTNRGMSQEVFIPFLVTGVFVFTFTQSSVMAGVRSIAGNLGLVRALHFPRASLPVSFSLQQLQQLMYSMIVLVAVAVGFGSYPALSWLLVIPALAMQFVFNTGLALVMARLGSKTPDLAQLMPFVMRTWMYGSGVMFSIPVMLEDKPQWIADVLQYNPAAIYMDLVRFALIDGYGSENLPQHVWAVGLAWALVVGVVGFVYFWKAEERYGRG; from the coding sequence GTGAGTGACACGACCCACGACGGCGGGATTGCCCTGAGCAGCCCGCCGTCCGCCGACGAGGGCCTGAGCGCGAGCCGGCTGGCCGACAAGTACGGCCTGACGGTGAGCGGCGCCCGGCCCGGGCTGTTCGCGTACATCCGGCAGCTCTGGGGCCGCCGGCACTTCATCCTGGCGTTCTCGAGGGCCAAGCTGACCGCGCAGTACAGCCAGGCCAAGCTCGGCCAGCTGTGGCAGGTGGCCACGCCGCTGCTCAACGCCATGGTCTACTTCTTGATCTTCGGGCTGATCCTCGGCACCAACAGGGGGATGAGCCAGGAGGTCTTCATCCCGTTCCTGGTGACCGGGGTCTTCGTCTTCACCTTCACCCAGAGTTCGGTCATGGCGGGGGTCCGCTCCATCGCGGGCAACCTCGGCCTGGTCCGGGCGCTGCACTTCCCCCGCGCGTCGCTGCCGGTCTCGTTCTCGCTGCAGCAGCTCCAACAGCTGATGTACTCGATGATCGTGCTGGTGGCCGTGGCGGTGGGCTTCGGCAGCTACCCGGCCCTCTCCTGGCTGCTCGTGATCCCGGCGCTGGCCATGCAGTTCGTCTTCAACACCGGCCTCGCGCTCGTCATGGCCCGGCTGGGCAGCAAGACCCCCGACCTCGCCCAGTTGATGCCCTTCGTCATGCGTACGTGGATGTACGGCTCGGGCGTCATGTTCTCCATCCCCGTGATGCTGGAGGACAAGCCGCAGTGGATCGCCGACGTGCTGCAGTACAACCCGGCGGCCATCTACATGGACCTGGTCCGCTTCGCCCTGATCGACGGCTACGGTTCCGAGAACCTGCCGCAGCACGTCTGGGCCGTCGGGCTCGCCTGGGCGCTCGTGGTGGGCGTCGTGGGCTTCGTGTACTTCTGGAAGGCAGAGGAACGGTACGGCCGTGGCTGA
- a CDS encoding glycosyltransferase family 2 protein, whose protein sequence is MKLGAVIITMGNRPDELRALLDSVAGQDGDRIEVVVVGNGAPVPDVPPGVRTVELPENLGIPGGRNVGIEAFGPSGADVDALLFLDDDGHLPNTDTAELCRQAFEADPKLGIVTFRIADPDTGVTQRRHVPRLRAADPMRSSRVTTFLGGANAVRSQVIAEAGPLPGEFFYAHEETDLAWRALDAGWMIEYRADMVLNHPTTAPSRHAVYHRMVARNRVWLARRNLPAPLVPVYVGVWLLLTLVRRPSLPALKAWFGGFREGWTTPCGPRRPMRWRTVWRLTRLGRPPVI, encoded by the coding sequence ATGAAACTCGGCGCGGTCATCATCACCATGGGCAACCGCCCCGACGAACTGCGCGCCCTTCTCGATTCGGTCGCCGGGCAGGACGGCGACCGGATCGAGGTGGTCGTCGTCGGCAACGGCGCCCCGGTCCCTGACGTCCCCCCGGGCGTCCGGACCGTCGAGCTGCCCGAGAATCTGGGTATCCCGGGCGGCCGCAACGTCGGCATCGAAGCCTTCGGCCCGTCCGGGGCCGACGTGGACGCACTGCTCTTCCTCGACGACGACGGGCACCTGCCGAACACCGACACCGCCGAACTCTGCCGGCAGGCGTTCGAGGCGGATCCCAAGCTCGGTATCGTCACCTTCCGCATCGCGGACCCGGACACCGGTGTCACCCAGCGGCGGCACGTGCCGCGGCTGCGTGCCGCCGACCCGATGCGCTCGTCGCGCGTCACGACGTTCCTCGGCGGCGCGAACGCCGTGCGCAGCCAGGTGATCGCCGAGGCCGGCCCGCTCCCCGGCGAGTTCTTCTACGCGCACGAGGAGACCGACCTCGCCTGGCGGGCCCTGGACGCCGGCTGGATGATCGAGTACCGGGCGGACATGGTGCTCAACCACCCCACCACCGCCCCCTCGCGGCACGCGGTCTACCACCGCATGGTGGCCCGCAACCGCGTCTGGCTCGCCCGCCGGAACCTGCCCGCTCCGCTGGTCCCCGTGTACGTCGGGGTCTGGCTGCTCCTCACCCTGGTGCGACGTCCCTCCCTGCCCGCCCTCAAGGCATGGTTCGGGGGTTTCCGGGAAGGCTGGACGACGCCCTGCGGACCCCGGCGCCCCATGCGGTGGCGTACGGTATGGCGGCTGACCAGGCTGGGCCGGCCGCCGGTGATCTGA
- a CDS encoding CDP-alcohol phosphatidyltransferase family protein: MQKPSIAELRPVVHPPGVKDRRSGEHWAGRLYMREISLRITRRLVTTKVTPNQLTYVMTVAGVLAAPALLVPGIPGALLGVVAVQLYLLFDCVDGEVARWKKQYSLGGVYLDRVAAYLCDAAVLVGFGLRAADLWGPGRIDWLWAFLGTLAALGAILIKAETDLVGVARHQGGLPPVKEAASEPRSSGMALARRAAGALKFHRLILGIEASFVILVVAVLDTVRDDFFFSRLAVAVMAGIALLQTVLHLVSILASSRLK, encoded by the coding sequence ATGCAAAAGCCATCCATAGCTGAACTCCGCCCGGTCGTGCACCCTCCGGGTGTGAAGGACCGGCGCAGCGGCGAGCACTGGGCGGGTCGGCTCTACATGCGCGAGATCTCGCTGCGCATCACCCGGCGCCTGGTGACCACCAAGGTCACGCCCAACCAGCTGACCTACGTGATGACCGTCGCCGGTGTGCTCGCGGCTCCGGCTCTGCTGGTCCCGGGCATCCCGGGCGCGCTCCTCGGCGTGGTCGCGGTCCAGCTCTACCTGCTGTTCGACTGCGTCGACGGCGAGGTGGCCCGGTGGAAGAAGCAGTACTCCCTGGGCGGGGTCTACCTGGACCGGGTGGCCGCCTACCTCTGTGACGCGGCGGTGCTGGTCGGCTTCGGCCTGCGTGCCGCCGACCTGTGGGGCCCGGGGCGCATCGACTGGCTGTGGGCCTTCCTGGGCACACTCGCCGCGCTGGGCGCCATCCTGATCAAGGCCGAGACCGACCTCGTCGGCGTCGCGCGCCACCAGGGCGGGCTTCCGCCCGTCAAGGAGGCCGCGTCCGAGCCGCGCTCCTCCGGCATGGCGCTGGCCCGCCGGGCGGCCGGCGCGCTCAAGTTCCACCGGCTGATCCTCGGCATCGAGGCGTCCTTCGTGATCCTCGTGGTGGCCGTGCTCGACACCGTCAGGGACGACTTCTTCTTCAGCCGTCTCGCGGTCGCGGTCATGGCCGGCATCGCCCTTCTCCAGACCGTCCTGCACCTGGTGTCGATCCTGGCGTCCAGCAGGCTGAAGTGA
- a CDS encoding iron-containing alcohol dehydrogenase family protein, producing the protein MPVLTRLIPSPVVVDIRRGAMDDLAGLLADQRISASGKLAIAISGGSGRALRERLAPVLPGADWYPVADGTIDSAVRLADDIKGNRYDAVVGLGGGKIIDVAKYAAARVGMPMVAVATNLSHDGLCSPVATLDNDNGRGSYGVPTPIAVVIDLDVIREAPARYVRSGVGDAVSNISCVADWELAHEVRREDIDGLAAAMARQAGEAVLRHPGGVGDDAFLKVLAEGLVLTGISMSIAGDSRPASGACHEINHAFDLLYPKRAASHGEQVGLGACFAMHLRGAHEEAVQMASVLRRHALPVLPDEIGFTVEEFVRAVDYAPQTRPGRFTILEHLNLSTDQIRDAYADYAKAIHS; encoded by the coding sequence GTGCCTGTACTGACCCGCCTCATCCCGTCCCCGGTCGTCGTCGACATCCGGCGCGGCGCGATGGACGACCTGGCCGGTCTCCTCGCCGACCAGCGGATCTCCGCCTCGGGGAAGCTCGCCATCGCGATCAGCGGTGGTTCCGGGCGCGCCCTGCGCGAGAGGCTCGCTCCGGTGCTGCCGGGGGCCGACTGGTACCCGGTCGCCGACGGCACGATCGACTCCGCGGTGCGGCTCGCGGACGACATCAAGGGCAACCGCTACGACGCCGTGGTCGGCCTCGGCGGCGGCAAGATCATCGACGTGGCGAAGTACGCCGCGGCGCGCGTGGGCATGCCCATGGTGGCCGTGGCGACGAACCTGTCGCACGACGGCCTCTGCTCCCCGGTCGCGACCCTGGACAACGACAACGGGCGGGGCTCCTACGGGGTCCCCACACCGATCGCCGTGGTCATCGACCTCGACGTGATCCGCGAGGCGCCCGCGCGCTACGTGCGCTCCGGTGTCGGCGACGCGGTCTCCAACATCTCCTGCGTCGCCGACTGGGAGCTCGCCCACGAGGTCCGCCGCGAGGACATCGACGGGCTCGCGGCGGCCATGGCCCGGCAGGCCGGCGAAGCGGTGCTGCGCCACCCCGGAGGGGTCGGCGACGACGCCTTCCTCAAGGTGCTCGCCGAGGGACTGGTCCTCACCGGCATCTCGATGTCGATCGCCGGGGACTCCCGGCCCGCCTCGGGTGCCTGCCACGAGATCAACCACGCCTTCGACCTGCTGTACCCGAAGCGCGCGGCCAGCCACGGGGAGCAGGTCGGCCTCGGCGCCTGTTTCGCCATGCACCTGCGGGGCGCCCACGAGGAGGCCGTCCAGATGGCTTCCGTGCTGCGGCGCCACGCGCTGCCGGTGCTGCCCGACGAGATCGGCTTCACCGTCGAAGAGTTCGTGCGGGCGGTCGACTACGCCCCGCAGACGCGCCCGGGACGCTTCACGATCCTGGAACACCTCAACCTGTCCACCGACCAGATCAGGGACGCGTACGCCGACTATGCAAAAGCCATCCATAGCTGA
- a CDS encoding phosphocholine cytidylyltransferase family protein encodes MIGLVLAAGAGRRLRPYTDTLPKALVPVDGEKTVLDLTLANFAEVGLTEVAVVVGYRKEAVYARKAEFEAKYGVTLTLIDNDKAEEWNNAYSLWCAREVLKKGVILANGDTVHPVSVEKTLLDARGKGQKIILALDAVKTLADEEMKVITEDGKGVRRITKLMDPATATGEYIGVTLIEAEAAEELADALRTTFERDPDLYYEDGYQELVNRGFTVDVAPIGEVTWVEIDNHDDLARGREIACLY; translated from the coding sequence ATGATCGGCCTCGTACTGGCTGCCGGTGCCGGACGCCGTCTGCGTCCCTACACGGACACGCTGCCCAAGGCCCTGGTGCCGGTGGACGGCGAGAAGACGGTCCTCGACCTGACGCTGGCCAACTTCGCGGAGGTCGGACTCACCGAGGTCGCGGTCGTCGTCGGCTACCGCAAGGAGGCGGTCTACGCCCGCAAGGCCGAGTTCGAGGCGAAGTACGGCGTGACGCTGACGCTGATCGACAACGACAAGGCCGAGGAGTGGAACAACGCCTACTCCCTCTGGTGCGCGCGTGAGGTCCTCAAGAAGGGCGTCATCCTCGCCAACGGCGACACCGTCCACCCGGTCTCCGTCGAGAAGACCCTCCTGGACGCCCGCGGCAAGGGCCAGAAGATCATCCTCGCCCTCGACGCGGTGAAGACCCTCGCCGACGAGGAGATGAAGGTCATCACCGAGGACGGCAAGGGCGTCCGGCGGATCACCAAGCTGATGGACCCGGCCACCGCGACCGGCGAGTACATCGGCGTCACGCTGATCGAGGCCGAGGCCGCCGAGGAGCTCGCCGACGCCCTGAGGACCACCTTCGAGCGCGACCCGGACCTCTACTACGAGGACGGCTACCAGGAGCTCGTGAACCGTGGCTTCACCGTCGACGTGGCGCCCATCGGCGAGGTGACGTGGGTGGAGATCGACAACCACGACGACCTCGCCAGGGGCAGGGAGATCGCGTGCCTGTACTGA
- the galE gene encoding UDP-glucose 4-epimerase GalE: protein MTWLITGGAGYIGAHVAKAMTGAGEQVVVLDDLSTGIAERLPADVTLVRGSASDRAVLDRVLAEHAVTGVVHLAAKKQVGESVEKPLLYYRENVAGLAVLLEAVVAAGVERFLLSSSAAVYGVPDVDLITEETPCAPINPYGETKLAGEWLVRATGRAHGISTACLRYFNVAGAAEPELADTGVSNVVPMFFDRLTRGEAPRIFGDGYPTPDGTCVRDYIHVADIADAHLAVARHLDGTPGGGDLTVNIGRGEGVSVRRLAELVGEVTGLRTEPVVEAPRPGDAARAVASAGRMTGQLGWTARRGMREMVESAWEGWCLHHPEARAAR, encoded by the coding sequence ATGACGTGGTTGATCACAGGCGGGGCCGGTTACATCGGGGCACATGTGGCGAAGGCCATGACGGGTGCCGGGGAACAGGTCGTCGTCCTCGACGACCTGTCGACGGGCATCGCGGAGCGGCTGCCCGCGGACGTCACCCTGGTGCGGGGGTCTGCCTCCGACCGCGCGGTGCTCGACCGGGTCCTGGCGGAGCACGCCGTCACGGGTGTGGTGCACCTGGCGGCGAAGAAGCAGGTCGGTGAGTCCGTCGAGAAGCCGCTGCTGTACTACCGGGAGAACGTGGCCGGCCTCGCCGTGCTGCTGGAGGCCGTGGTCGCGGCCGGCGTGGAGCGGTTCCTCCTCTCCTCGTCGGCGGCGGTGTACGGGGTCCCGGACGTGGATCTCATCACCGAGGAGACGCCGTGCGCGCCGATCAACCCGTACGGCGAGACGAAGCTCGCCGGGGAGTGGCTGGTCCGCGCCACGGGGCGGGCGCACGGAATCTCCACGGCCTGTCTGCGGTACTTCAACGTGGCCGGGGCCGCCGAGCCGGAGCTGGCCGACACGGGCGTCTCCAATGTCGTCCCGATGTTCTTCGACCGGCTCACACGCGGCGAGGCGCCGCGGATCTTCGGTGACGGCTATCCGACACCGGACGGCACCTGTGTGCGCGACTACATCCATGTCGCCGACATCGCGGACGCGCACCTCGCCGTCGCCCGGCATCTGGACGGGACCCCGGGCGGCGGCGACCTCACGGTGAACATCGGCCGGGGAGAGGGCGTGTCCGTGCGCCGTCTCGCCGAGCTGGTGGGCGAGGTCACCGGTCTGCGCACGGAACCCGTGGTCGAAGCGCCGAGGCCCGGGGACGCGGCCAGGGCCGTGGCGTCGGCCGGCCGGATGACCGGGCAGCTGGGCTGGACGGCGCGCCGCGGCATGCGCGAGATGGTGGAATCGGCCTGGGAGGGCTGGTGCCTGCACCACCCCGAGGCCCGCGCCGCCCGGTGA
- a CDS encoding cation diffusion facilitator family transporter produces the protein MGAGHDHGHTHGGPPPTGTAAAAYRGRLRVALGITLGVMVMEIVGGILADSLALIADAAHMATDALGLGMALLAIHFANKAAGPNRTFGYARAEILAALANCLLLLGVGGYLVFEAVDRFITPAETRGGVAIAFAAVGLVANVVSLSLLVRGQQDSLNVRGAYLEVVADTLGSVTVLVSAGIIMATGWQAADPIASLLIGLMIVPRTVKLLRETLDVLLESAPKGVDMEDVRAHITALPGVLDVHDLHAWTITSGMPVLSAHVVVHQEMLDSIGHEKLLHDLQGCLGHHFDVEHCTFQLEPSGHAEHEARLCH, from the coding sequence ATGGGGGCTGGCCACGATCACGGGCATACGCACGGAGGGCCGCCCCCGACGGGGACGGCGGCCGCCGCGTACCGGGGCAGGCTCCGCGTGGCCCTGGGCATCACGCTCGGCGTCATGGTCATGGAGATCGTCGGCGGGATCCTCGCCGACTCGCTCGCGCTGATCGCGGACGCGGCCCACATGGCGACCGACGCCCTGGGGCTGGGCATGGCCCTGCTGGCCATCCACTTCGCGAACAAGGCCGCCGGCCCCAACCGCACCTTCGGGTACGCCCGTGCCGAGATCCTCGCCGCGCTCGCCAACTGTCTGCTGCTCCTCGGGGTCGGCGGTTATCTGGTCTTCGAGGCGGTGGACCGCTTCATCACCCCTGCGGAGACCAGAGGTGGCGTCGCCATCGCCTTCGCCGCGGTCGGTCTGGTGGCCAACGTGGTCTCCCTGTCCCTGCTCGTGCGCGGGCAGCAGGACAGCCTGAACGTGCGGGGGGCCTATCTCGAGGTCGTCGCGGACACGCTCGGCTCGGTGACGGTGCTCGTGTCGGCCGGCATCATCATGGCCACCGGCTGGCAGGCCGCCGACCCGATCGCCTCGCTGCTGATCGGCCTCATGATCGTCCCCCGTACGGTGAAACTGCTGAGGGAGACGCTCGACGTGCTGCTGGAGTCGGCGCCCAAGGGCGTCGACATGGAGGACGTGCGAGCCCACATCACGGCGCTGCCGGGTGTGCTGGACGTCCACGACCTGCACGCCTGGACGATCACCTCGGGCATGCCCGTCCTCTCCGCGCACGTGGTCGTGCACCAGGAGATGCTGGACTCGATCGGGCACGAGAAGCTCCTGCACGACCTGCAGGGATGCCTCGGCCACCACTTCGACGTCGAGCACTGCACCTTCCAGCTGGAGCCCAGCGGGCACGCGGAGCACGAGGCGCGGCTCTGCCACTGA
- the idi gene encoding isopentenyl-diphosphate Delta-isomerase, with protein MPTTPATAAHSSSNGTADAIMLELVDENGTTIGTAEKLAAHQAPGQLHRAFSVFLFDEQGRLLLQRRALGKYHSPGVWSNTCCGHPYPGEAPFAAAARRTYEELGVSPSLLAAAGTVRYNHPDPVSGLVEQEFNHLFVGMVQERLRPDEEEVGEAAFVTAGELAERHAAAPFSAWFMTVLDAARPAIRELTGPSAGW; from the coding sequence ATGCCGACCACACCAGCCACCGCGGCGCACAGCTCGTCGAACGGCACAGCAGACGCGATCATGCTCGAACTGGTCGACGAGAACGGCACGACCATCGGCACCGCGGAGAAGCTCGCCGCTCACCAGGCGCCCGGCCAGCTGCACCGCGCGTTCTCCGTCTTCCTCTTCGACGAGCAGGGACGGCTGCTGCTCCAGCGCCGCGCGCTCGGCAAGTACCACTCCCCCGGCGTGTGGTCGAACACCTGCTGCGGCCATCCCTATCCGGGGGAGGCTCCGTTCGCGGCGGCGGCCCGGCGCACGTACGAGGAGCTGGGTGTCTCGCCCTCGCTGCTGGCCGCGGCGGGCACGGTCCGCTACAACCACCCCGATCCGGTGTCGGGCCTGGTGGAGCAGGAGTTCAACCACCTGTTCGTCGGGATGGTGCAGGAGCGCCTCCGGCCGGACGAGGAGGAGGTCGGCGAGGCCGCCTTCGTGACCGCCGGTGAACTCGCCGAGCGGCATGCCGCCGCGCCGTTCTCGGCGTGGTTCATGACCGTGCTCGACGCCGCGCGTCCCGCGATCAGGGAACTGACGGGACCGTCCGCCGGCTGGTGA
- a CDS encoding ATP-binding protein produces the protein MESRGSVPARSVSYEGVWRFTAPAVDVSVPQARHAVRDLIDRQGVPVEDDILQGLLLIVSELVTNAVRHAALLSPELAVEVAIGAEWIRVAVEDNHPYRPTALVTDYAQTGGRGLLLVREITAEAGGTCDVEHTAGGGKIIWAALPLKTQL, from the coding sequence ATGGAGAGCCGTGGGAGTGTTCCGGCCCGTTCCGTGTCCTACGAGGGCGTGTGGCGCTTCACCGCGCCCGCCGTCGACGTCTCGGTACCGCAGGCCCGGCACGCGGTCCGGGACCTGATCGACCGGCAGGGCGTGCCCGTCGAGGACGACATCCTCCAGGGGCTCCTGCTGATCGTGTCGGAACTGGTCACCAACGCGGTCCGGCACGCGGCGCTGCTCTCGCCCGAGCTGGCCGTCGAGGTGGCCATCGGGGCCGAGTGGATCCGGGTCGCGGTCGAGGACAATCACCCCTACCGCCCGACGGCACTGGTCACCGACTACGCGCAGACCGGTGGCCGCGGCCTGCTCCTGGTGCGTGAGATCACCGCCGAGGCGGGCGGCACGTGCGACGTGGAGCACACTGCGGGCGGTGGCAAGATCATCTGGGCGGCGCTGCCCCTCAAGACGCAGCTCTGA
- a CDS encoding HdeD family acid-resistance protein → MAGPTTQGKKLNRSFGGLALLGVLLVVAGLVGLVYTGVATLTSMILFGWLLLVGGLVGLVHAVQARGTPYFWLGVVVAALNIAAGVVVIKNPVGTAEALTMFAALLFLTGGVFRLVGSVVVRGPQFGWTLLQGAFGLLLGVLVLVDWPHSSLYVLGCFFSLALLFDGLGLVAIGVGGRRVVSMVTDQMKPEEGAK, encoded by the coding sequence ATGGCCGGACCCACGACCCAGGGGAAGAAGCTCAACCGGAGCTTCGGCGGGCTCGCCCTGCTCGGTGTCCTGCTGGTCGTCGCGGGGCTGGTGGGCCTCGTCTACACCGGCGTCGCCACGCTCACCTCGATGATCCTCTTCGGCTGGCTGCTGCTCGTCGGCGGTCTCGTCGGCCTCGTGCACGCCGTCCAGGCGCGCGGCACCCCGTACTTCTGGCTCGGTGTGGTGGTCGCCGCCCTCAACATCGCCGCCGGGGTCGTCGTCATCAAGAACCCGGTCGGCACGGCCGAGGCGCTGACGATGTTCGCGGCCCTGCTCTTCCTCACCGGGGGAGTGTTCCGGCTGGTCGGCAGCGTCGTCGTACGAGGACCCCAGTTCGGCTGGACGCTGCTGCAGGGCGCCTTCGGGCTGCTCCTGGGGGTGCTGGTGCTCGTCGACTGGCCGCACAGCAGCCTCTATGTGCTCGGCTGCTTCTTCTCCCTCGCTCTTCTGTTCGACGGGCTGGGGCTTGTCGCGATCGGAGTGGGTGGGAGACGGGTCGTCAGCATGGTGACGGACCAGATGAAGCCCGAAGAGGGCGCGAAGTAG
- a CDS encoding enoyl-CoA hydratase/isomerase family protein: MDLREQTAGAGPRLDHTVEDGVATVVISNPAKRNAMTADMWQAMPVLLEGLAADPGVRVLVLTGAGDTFCAGADISSLRDPAGRPQALAVRAEEALAAFPGPTLAAVRGYCVGGGSQLAAACDLRFAEEGASFGVTPAKLGIVYPSSSTRRLVSLVGPATAKFLLYSGELIGTERALRTGLVDEVLPRGGLDERVHRFTEVLASRSQLTQAAAKEFADGREDRDAHWSLQARAGDDTAEGVAAFLERRAPRFTWTAGSSGDAPTSG; the protein is encoded by the coding sequence ATGGACCTCAGGGAGCAGACGGCGGGGGCCGGGCCACGGTTGGACCACACGGTCGAGGACGGTGTCGCGACCGTCGTCATCAGCAATCCCGCCAAGCGCAACGCCATGACCGCGGACATGTGGCAGGCGATGCCGGTGCTGCTGGAGGGGCTGGCGGCCGACCCCGGTGTGCGTGTCCTCGTGCTCACCGGGGCGGGCGACACCTTCTGCGCGGGGGCCGACATCTCCTCCCTGCGGGATCCGGCCGGCCGCCCGCAGGCCCTCGCGGTCCGCGCGGAGGAGGCCCTGGCCGCCTTCCCCGGGCCGACACTGGCCGCCGTGCGCGGCTACTGCGTGGGCGGCGGCAGCCAGCTCGCGGCCGCCTGCGATCTGCGGTTCGCCGAGGAGGGCGCGTCCTTCGGGGTCACTCCGGCCAAGCTCGGGATCGTCTATCCCTCCTCGTCGACGCGCCGGCTGGTCTCGCTCGTCGGCCCGGCCACCGCGAAGTTCCTGCTGTACTCCGGGGAGCTGATCGGGACGGAACGGGCACTGCGGACCGGTCTGGTGGACGAGGTCCTGCCCAGGGGCGGACTGGATGAGCGGGTCCACCGGTTCACCGAGGTACTGGCCTCGCGTTCGCAGCTGACGCAGGCCGCGGCCAAGGAGTTCGCCGACGGCCGGGAGGACCGGGACGCCCACTGGTCCCTCCAGGCACGCGCCGGCGACGACACCGCCGAGGGGGTCGCCGCCTTCCTGGAGCGCCGCGCCCCCCGCTTCACCTGGACGGCGGGGAGCTCCGGGGACGCGCCTACGTCAGGATGA
- a CDS encoding DJ-1/PfpI family protein: MQIAIVLFDRFTALDAVGPYEMLSRTPGAQTVLVAERPGAVRNDSGSLALVADRTLADVPAPDVIIVPGGPGQSAQMENEALLGWLRTADADSTWTTSVCTGSLLLAAAGLLTGRRATSHWLALDTLGTYGAEPTGERVVTDGKYVTAAGVSSGIDMGLTLLGRIAGDEHAQAVQLLTEYDPRPPYDCGSPEKAPAAMVEKWRAASRFILT, encoded by the coding sequence ATGCAGATCGCGATCGTGCTCTTCGACCGGTTCACGGCGCTCGACGCCGTGGGCCCCTACGAGATGCTCAGCCGGACTCCGGGCGCACAGACCGTACTCGTCGCCGAGCGTCCGGGCGCCGTGCGCAACGACAGCGGCAGCCTCGCCCTGGTCGCCGACCGGACGCTCGCCGACGTGCCCGCTCCCGACGTCATCATTGTGCCGGGAGGCCCTGGGCAGAGTGCCCAGATGGAGAACGAGGCGCTGCTCGGCTGGCTTCGTACGGCCGACGCCGACAGCACCTGGACGACCTCGGTGTGCACCGGGTCCCTGCTCCTGGCCGCCGCCGGACTGCTCACCGGCCGGCGTGCCACCTCGCACTGGCTGGCCCTCGACACCCTGGGCACCTACGGGGCCGAGCCCACGGGCGAGCGGGTCGTCACCGACGGGAAGTACGTCACCGCCGCGGGCGTCTCCTCCGGCATCGACATGGGTCTCACCCTGCTCGGCAGGATCGCGGGCGACGAACACGCCCAGGCCGTCCAGCTTCTGACCGAGTACGACCCCCGGCCGCCCTACGACTGCGGATCTCCGGAAAAGGCGCCGGCGGCCATGGTGGAGAAGTGGCGGGCCGCGAGCCGCTTCATCCTGACGTAG
- a CDS encoding GlxA family transcriptional regulator, which produces MKQRSVLVVLFEGVQSLDVSGPAEVFAGASRLPGVSYDLRTASLDGAPVRCSSGLTLVPDGTLADAPEPDLLLVPGGAGTRTPDPALVEWIRAHGPRARQLVSVCTGALLLAEAGQLDGHRVTTHWSVCETLARRYPAVRVDPDPIFVRDGRLATSAGVTAGIDLALALVEEEHGRDVALTVARHLVVFLRRPGNQAQFSAQLSAQTAVREPLRGVQHWITGHPDADLSVEALAARAGLSPRHFARAFRTETGLTPGRYVERVRLEQARRLLEDTADGVVGISRASGYGTPEAMRRAFVKALGTAPSEYRRRFRSHPA; this is translated from the coding sequence ATGAAGCAGCGATCCGTGCTCGTCGTCCTCTTCGAGGGTGTCCAGAGCCTCGACGTCAGCGGCCCGGCGGAGGTCTTCGCCGGAGCCTCCCGACTTCCCGGGGTCTCCTACGATCTGCGCACCGCCTCGCTGGACGGCGCGCCGGTCCGCTGCTCCAGCGGCCTCACGCTGGTCCCCGACGGCACGCTCGCGGACGCCCCGGAGCCCGATCTGCTCCTCGTGCCGGGAGGCGCCGGGACGAGGACACCCGACCCGGCTCTCGTCGAGTGGATCCGCGCCCACGGCCCGCGCGCCCGGCAGCTGGTGTCGGTGTGCACCGGCGCCCTGCTGCTCGCCGAGGCCGGCCAGCTCGACGGCCACCGGGTCACCACCCACTGGTCCGTCTGCGAGACGCTCGCCCGGAGGTACCCGGCGGTGCGGGTCGACCCGGACCCGATCTTCGTGCGCGACGGACGGCTCGCGACGTCGGCCGGTGTCACCGCGGGCATCGATCTCGCGCTCGCCCTGGTCGAGGAGGAACACGGACGGGACGTGGCGCTCACCGTCGCCCGTCATCTCGTCGTGTTCCTGCGGCGCCCGGGCAACCAGGCCCAGTTCAGCGCCCAGCTCAGCGCGCAGACCGCCGTCCGTGAACCACTGCGCGGGGTCCAGCACTGGATCACCGGACACCCGGACGCCGACCTCTCGGTCGAGGCGCTCGCGGCCCGGGCCGGGCTCTCCCCCCGCCACTTCGCCCGCGCGTTCCGGACGGAGACCGGCCTCACCCCGGGCCGGTACGTCGAGCGCGTACGCCTGGAACAGGCGCGGCGGCTGCTGGAGGACACGGCCGACGGTGTCGTCGGCATCTCCCGTGCCAGCGGTTACGGCACCCCGGAAGCGATGCGCCGCGCCTTCGTCAAGGCCCTCGGTACGGCGCCCTCCGAATACCGGCGCCGCTTCCGCTCCCATCCCGCGTGA